A genomic window from Sulfurospirillum multivorans DSM 12446 includes:
- a CDS encoding mannose-1-phosphate guanylyltransferase/mannose-6-phosphate isomerase, translating into MINLILCGGSGTRLWPLSRTLMPKQFVKLFNHKSLFQLTIERNSTLCREQLIVSNTEQYFLALDQLEELKKVNNRYLLEPIGRNTAPAIALACMALGKEEIILVTPSDHLIKNQVAYEKAIVEAEILAKEGFLVTFGIKPTFAETGFGYIEASGTDVKAFHEKPDCKTAEMYVEAGNYYWNSGMFCFKVGVFLSELEAYAPEIFLTCKTAYEHAKSDGMIRILHEDMLLIPEDSIDYAVMEKSQKVKVIPSDIGWSDVGSFDALCHELDNDESNNFIMSNKHVSLIDVHDLIVIDTEDALLISQKGSSQKVKEIVTRLKKENLELTTTHATVHRPWGTYSVLEDKPGYKIKKIMVKPGKRLSLQKHFHRNEHWIVVSGTATVQVEDKTYIVRENESTYIKAGEIHRLENQGKIPIVLIEAQVGSYTGEDDIVRIEDDYKRENV; encoded by the coding sequence GTGATTAACTTAATACTTTGCGGAGGAAGTGGCACAAGACTATGGCCTCTTAGTCGTACGTTGATGCCCAAACAGTTTGTAAAACTTTTCAATCATAAATCGCTTTTTCAGTTAACGATTGAGCGCAATAGCACTCTTTGCAGGGAGCAATTGATTGTCTCTAACACGGAACAATACTTTTTAGCGCTCGATCAACTTGAAGAGCTTAAAAAAGTCAATAATCGTTACTTACTCGAACCCATCGGTCGCAATACGGCTCCTGCTATTGCACTTGCCTGCATGGCTTTAGGTAAAGAAGAGATTATTTTAGTAACACCAAGCGATCATTTGATTAAAAACCAAGTAGCGTATGAAAAAGCGATTGTGGAAGCTGAAATCTTAGCTAAAGAAGGTTTTTTAGTGACGTTTGGTATCAAACCCACCTTTGCTGAGACAGGGTTTGGATATATTGAAGCAAGTGGCACCGATGTCAAAGCTTTTCATGAAAAACCCGATTGTAAAACGGCAGAGATGTATGTTGAAGCGGGCAATTACTACTGGAACAGTGGCATGTTCTGCTTTAAAGTGGGTGTATTTTTGAGCGAGCTTGAAGCGTATGCTCCAGAAATTTTTCTTACATGTAAAACAGCGTATGAGCATGCTAAGAGTGATGGGATGATTCGTATTCTTCATGAGGATATGCTCTTGATTCCTGAAGATAGCATTGATTATGCGGTGATGGAAAAAAGCCAAAAAGTGAAAGTGATACCCAGTGATATCGGTTGGAGCGATGTGGGAAGTTTCGATGCACTTTGCCATGAATTAGACAATGATGAGAGCAATAATTTTATTATGTCCAACAAACATGTCAGCCTCATTGATGTGCATGATCTGATTGTAATTGACACTGAAGATGCACTGTTGATTAGCCAAAAAGGGAGTTCCCAAAAGGTTAAAGAGATTGTAACGAGGCTCAAAAAAGAAAATCTTGAGCTGACAACAACCCATGCAACGGTGCATAGACCCTGGGGAACCTACAGTGTTTTAGAAGATAAACCGGGTTATAAAATTAAAAAAATTATGGTTAAACCCGGTAAAAGGCTGAGTCTTCAAAAGCATTTCCACCGAAATGAACACTGGATCGTGGTCAGTGGAACGGCAACGGTTCAAGTGGAAGATAAGACGTACATCGTAAGAGAGAATGAATCGACGTATATTAAAGCAGGAGAGATTCACCGCCTTGAAAATCAGGGTAAAATTCCTATTGTGCTGATTGAAGCGCAAGTGGGAAGCTACACGGGCGAAGATGATATTGTAAGAATAGAAGATGATTATAAAAGGGAAAATGTATGA